tactatgtctgtgagtctgtttctgttttgcagataagttcattagtgtcttcttttttcttttctttttttaagggtcTGCATATGAATGATATCTTACGGTATATTtagttctctttctggcttacttagaatgatgatcttcagatccatccatgttgcttcaaatggtactgttttattctcttttatggctgactagtattccactgtataaaaataccacagcttttttatccagtcatctgttgatggacatttagatggtatctgtgtcttggctactataaatagtgctgctgtgaacactgaggtgcatgtatctttttgaatttgagttcccttcagatatacTCCCAGGAATGAagttgcaggatcatatggtaagtttttttttttgttttatgaggaATCTCGGTACTGTTTtgcataatggctgcaccgaactacattcccaccaacagtgtaggagggttcccttttctccacatgctttcCAGCAATTATtgctttgtggactttttaatgatagccattctgagtggtatgaagtgatacctcattgtggttttaaaatttatatggactttcaaaagactcagaatttccaaagcaatactgaagaaaaagaacaaagctggaggaataaccctcccagacttcaaacaacactgcagagctacagtaatcaaaacaatgtggtactggcacaaaaacagacatatagataaatggaacagagagcccagaaataaacacacagatctctggtcaattaatcttcaacaaagcaGACAAGAAGATgtaatagagaaaagacagtcttttcagcaaaagGTGCtaggaaaattggacagctgcatgtacaatgaagttagaacactccctcacatcatacacaaaaataaatgcaaaatggcttaaagatttaaatataggaaaagacactataaacctcctagaaggagacataggcaaaacattctctgccATAAACCTTAGCAATAGTCTCTTCAGGCAGTCTACCCAgtcaatagaaatgaaagcaaaaattttaaaaagggacctaattaaatttataagcttttgcacagcaaagaaaccaAAAGTGTAACAAAATGACAACCCATTCCccacagaatggggaaaatatttgcaaatgatggaaTGACAAAggttttatttccagaatatgtaagcatctcatacaatttaataagaataaaacaaataggCACAGCGAGTTGCCCTCTGTCCACGCTTCGGCCACAATCCCCGAGCATGCAGGCGCTGCGGGCCAGCTTGACCCTGGCGCTGAGCGCGGGGCTGGGCGCAGCCGCTGAGGGctggcggcagcggcggcggcggcggcggcggcgcgcacCGGAGGCGCCGGGGCTGCTGAGCCGGCTGCCCGTGCTGCCCGTGGCAGCGGCGGCTGAGCTTCCAGCCGTGTCCGGGGCCCTGGCGGGTGGCAGCCCGGGCGAGCTGGCCAAGTACGGGCTGCCCGGCCTGGCGCAGATCAAGAGCCACGAGTCATAGTACCTGCTGTGTTATGACCCGCGCCCCCGCGGCGCGCTCTGGGTTGTCGAGCAGCTGCGGCCCGAGCGGCTCCGCGGCGACGGTGACCGCTGCTCCTGCGACTTCCGTGAAGACGACTCGGTGCATGCATACCACCGCGCCACCAACGCCGACTACCGCGACAGCGGCTTCGACCGCGGCCACCTGGCCGCCGCCGCCAACCACCGCT
This is a stretch of genomic DNA from Camelus ferus isolate YT-003-E chromosome 29, BCGSAC_Cfer_1.0, whole genome shotgun sequence. It encodes these proteins:
- the LOC102514528 gene encoding LOW QUALITY PROTEIN: endonuclease G, mitochondrial (The sequence of the model RefSeq protein was modified relative to this genomic sequence to represent the inferred CDS: substituted 1 base at 1 genomic stop codon), with translation MQALRASLTLALSAGLGAAAEGWRQRRRRRRRRAPEAPGLLSRLPVLPVAAAAELPAVSGALAGGSPGELAKYGLPGLAQIKSHESXYLLCYDPRPRGALWVVEQLRPERLRGDGDRCSCDFREDDSVHAYHRATNADYRDSGFDRGHLAAAANHRWSQKAMDDTFCLSNVALQVPHLNQNAWNNLEKYSRSLTRTYQNVYVCTGPLFLPRTEADGKSYVKYQVIGKNHVAVPTHFFKVLILEAAGGQIELRSYVMPNAPVDEAILLERFLVPIESIEWASGLLFVPNILARTSNLKAITAGSK